In the Streptomyces fradiae ATCC 10745 = DSM 40063 genome, one interval contains:
- the nrdR gene encoding transcriptional regulator NrdR: MHCPFCRHPDSRVVDSRTTDDGTSIRRRRQCPDCSRRFTTVETCSLMVVKRSGVTEPFSRTKVINGVRKACQGRPVTEDALAQLGQRVEEAVRATGSAELTTHDVGLAILGPLRELDLVAYLRFASVYRAFDTLEDFEAAIAELRERRPSAEEGGTGTAPAVPVPAT, from the coding sequence ATGCACTGCCCCTTCTGCAGGCACCCCGACAGCCGTGTCGTCGACAGTCGCACCACCGACGACGGGACGTCCATCCGCCGCCGCCGCCAGTGCCCCGACTGCTCCCGCCGCTTCACCACGGTGGAGACCTGCTCCCTCATGGTCGTGAAGCGCAGCGGGGTGACCGAGCCCTTCAGCCGGACCAAGGTCATCAACGGTGTGCGCAAGGCCTGCCAGGGGCGGCCCGTCACCGAGGACGCCCTGGCGCAGCTGGGCCAGCGCGTCGAGGAGGCCGTCCGGGCCACCGGCAGCGCGGAGCTCACCACGCACGACGTCGGCCTCGCCATACTCGGCCCGCTGCGGGAGCTCGACCTCGTCGCGTACCTGCGCTTCGCGTCCGTGTACCGCGCGTTCGACACCCTCGAGGACTTCGAGGCCGCCATCGCGGAGCTGCGCGAGCGGCGGCCGTCCGCGGAGGAGGGCGGCACCGGTACGGCCCCCGCGGTCCCGGTGCCCGCGACCTGA
- a CDS encoding ATP-dependent DNA helicase, which produces MTKPSLPELLHAAVAAVGGMERPGQVAMAEAVAQAVDDGTHLLVQAGTGTGKSLGYLVPALAHGDRVVVATATLALQRQLVERDLPRTVDALHPLLRRRPEFAMLKGRSNYLCLHRIHEGVPQEEEDGLFDPFEAAAPTSKLGQDLLRLRDWSDETDTGDRDDLTPGVSDRAWGQVSVSSRECLGASKCAYGAECFAEAARERAKLADVVVTNHALLAIDAIEGAPVLPQHEVLIVDEAHELVSRVTGVATGELTPGQVNRAVRRAAKLVDEKAADQLQTAAEGFEKLMELALPGRLQEVPEDLAYALMALRDAARTVITALGGNRDRSGQDEDAVRKQAMAAVENVHAVAERIANGSEYDVVWYERHDRFGASLRVAPLSVSGLLREKLFADRSVVLTSATLKLGGDFNGVGASLGLAPEGVEGEDLPVWKGIDVGSPFDYPKQGILYVARHLATPGREGSRTDMLDELAELIEAAGGRTLGLFSSMRAAQAAAEELRGRLDKPVLLQGEDTLGELIKTFAADAETCLFGTLSLWQGVDVPGPNCQLVVMDRIPFPRPDDPLMSARQKAVEEAGGNGFMAVAATHAALLMAQGAGRLVRATGDRGVVAVLDPRLANARYGGFLRASLPDFWYTTDRNQVRRSLAAIDQAAKAGA; this is translated from the coding sequence ATGACGAAGCCATCCCTCCCCGAGCTCCTCCACGCCGCCGTCGCCGCCGTCGGCGGCATGGAAAGGCCAGGCCAGGTCGCCATGGCCGAGGCAGTCGCCCAGGCCGTCGACGACGGTACGCACCTGCTCGTCCAGGCCGGCACCGGCACCGGCAAGTCCCTCGGCTACCTGGTGCCCGCCCTGGCGCACGGGGACCGCGTCGTCGTGGCGACGGCCACGCTCGCCCTCCAGCGCCAGCTCGTCGAGCGGGACCTGCCGCGGACGGTCGACGCGCTGCACCCGTTGCTGCGCCGCCGTCCGGAGTTCGCCATGCTCAAGGGCCGCTCCAACTACCTGTGCCTGCACCGCATCCACGAGGGCGTGCCGCAGGAGGAGGAGGACGGACTGTTCGACCCGTTCGAGGCGGCCGCCCCGACCAGCAAGCTCGGCCAGGACCTGCTGCGCCTGCGCGACTGGTCGGACGAGACCGATACGGGCGACCGCGACGACCTGACGCCGGGCGTCTCCGACCGGGCGTGGGGGCAGGTGTCCGTCTCCTCGCGCGAGTGCCTGGGGGCGAGCAAGTGCGCATACGGTGCCGAGTGCTTCGCGGAGGCGGCGCGGGAGCGGGCCAAGCTCGCCGATGTGGTGGTGACCAACCACGCGCTGCTCGCCATCGACGCCATCGAGGGCGCCCCCGTCCTGCCGCAGCACGAGGTGCTGATCGTCGACGAGGCGCACGAGCTCGTCTCCCGCGTGACCGGGGTCGCCACCGGCGAGCTCACCCCCGGCCAGGTCAACCGGGCGGTGCGCAGAGCCGCGAAGCTCGTGGACGAGAAGGCCGCCGACCAGTTGCAGACGGCCGCGGAGGGCTTCGAGAAGCTGATGGAGCTGGCCCTGCCGGGCCGCCTCCAGGAGGTGCCCGAGGACCTCGCGTACGCCCTGATGGCGCTGCGGGACGCGGCCCGCACCGTGATCACGGCGCTGGGCGGCAACCGTGACCGGTCCGGGCAGGACGAGGACGCCGTCCGCAAGCAGGCCATGGCCGCCGTGGAGAACGTCCACGCGGTCGCGGAGCGCATCGCCAACGGCTCCGAGTACGACGTCGTCTGGTACGAGCGGCACGACCGCTTCGGCGCGTCCCTGCGGGTGGCCCCGCTGTCCGTGTCGGGTCTGCTGCGCGAGAAGCTCTTCGCCGACCGCTCGGTGGTCCTGACGTCGGCGACGCTCAAGCTCGGCGGGGACTTCAACGGGGTGGGCGCCTCGCTGGGGCTCGCGCCGGAGGGCGTCGAGGGCGAGGACCTGCCCGTGTGGAAGGGCATCGACGTCGGCTCGCCCTTCGACTACCCCAAGCAGGGCATCCTCTACGTCGCACGCCATCTGGCGACTCCCGGACGGGAGGGCAGCCGGACGGACATGCTGGACGAGCTGGCGGAGCTGATCGAGGCTGCCGGGGGCCGCACGCTCGGCCTGTTCTCCTCCATGAGGGCCGCGCAGGCCGCCGCCGAGGAGCTGCGGGGCCGCCTGGACAAGCCGGTGCTGCTCCAGGGCGAGGACACGCTCGGCGAGCTGATCAAGACGTTCGCCGCCGATGCGGAGACCTGCCTCTTCGGAACGCTGTCGCTGTGGCAGGGCGTCGACGTGCCGGGGCCGAACTGCCAGCTCGTGGTGATGGACCGGATCCCGTTCCCCCGCCCGGACGACCCGCTGATGAGCGCCCGGCAGAAGGCGGTCGAGGAGGCGGGCGGCAACGGCTTCATGGCGGTCGCCGCGACCCATGCCGCGCTGCTCATGGCGCAGGGCGCCGGCCGTCTCGTACGGGCCACGGGCGACCGCGGTGTGGTGGCCGTCCTCGACCCGCGGCTGGCGAACGCCCGCTACGGCGGCTTCCTGCGGGCCTCCCTGCCCGACTTCTGGTACACGACGGACCGCAATCAGGTCCGCCGCTCCCTGGCCGCCATCGATCAGGCGGCGAAGGCGGGCGCGTAG
- a CDS encoding trypsin-like serine peptidase, producing the protein MRTIRPLLASTALAAALALTATGCGPEEDPSAAPGASAAPVPGGDGKITIPDDLKDRLKQHGIDLDKWRGGEWKNWDRDKWLREAQDFVNPIIEDLWDPDRMREAEEPDQPVEDGDIPDDAGVTDPTPARVEATAVKPAYHDGAPEAGKLLFDGPKGSMVCSATVVQDPANPGRSNLVWTAGHCVHAGKNGGWYRNIAFVPSYNDKGLSTAQLEKASREDVAPYGVWWGDWAQTSEQWIDQGASTGGQGAPYDFAVVHVTPEKGGGGKSLEETVGSALPVEFDAPAAPRIASMEATGYPAAPPYDGQRMFQCADKPGRLSLKAEQPTMYRIGCSMTGGSSGGGWVAAGKDGKPALVSNTSIGPVQAGWLAGPRLGAEAKGVFTAVSEKFAGR; encoded by the coding sequence ATGCGCACGATACGTCCGCTGCTCGCGTCGACCGCCCTCGCGGCGGCGCTCGCGCTCACCGCCACAGGCTGCGGTCCGGAGGAGGACCCGTCCGCCGCGCCCGGCGCCTCCGCCGCCCCGGTGCCCGGCGGGGACGGCAAGATCACCATCCCGGACGATCTGAAGGACCGGCTCAAGCAGCACGGTATCGACCTCGACAAGTGGCGGGGCGGCGAGTGGAAGAACTGGGACCGGGACAAGTGGCTGCGTGAGGCGCAGGACTTCGTCAACCCGATCATCGAGGACCTGTGGGACCCGGACCGCATGCGTGAGGCGGAGGAGCCGGACCAGCCCGTCGAGGACGGGGACATCCCCGACGACGCGGGCGTGACGGACCCGACGCCCGCGCGCGTGGAGGCCACGGCCGTGAAGCCCGCCTACCACGACGGCGCCCCGGAGGCCGGCAAGCTGCTCTTCGACGGCCCCAAGGGCTCGATGGTCTGCTCGGCGACCGTCGTGCAGGACCCCGCGAACCCGGGCAGGTCCAACCTGGTGTGGACGGCGGGCCACTGCGTCCACGCCGGCAAGAACGGCGGCTGGTACCGGAACATCGCCTTCGTACCGTCGTACAACGACAAGGGCCTGTCGACGGCCCAGCTGGAGAAGGCCTCCCGCGAGGACGTCGCCCCGTACGGCGTGTGGTGGGGCGACTGGGCGCAGACCTCCGAGCAGTGGATCGACCAGGGCGCTTCGACGGGCGGCCAGGGCGCCCCGTACGACTTCGCCGTCGTCCACGTGACGCCGGAGAAGGGCGGCGGCGGCAAGTCGCTGGAGGAGACGGTCGGTTCGGCCCTGCCCGTCGAGTTCGACGCGCCGGCCGCGCCGCGGATCGCGAGCATGGAGGCGACCGGCTACCCGGCGGCGCCGCCGTACGACGGCCAGCGGATGTTCCAGTGCGCGGACAAGCCCGGCCGGCTGTCGCTGAAGGCCGAGCAGCCGACGATGTACCGCATCGGGTGCAGCATGACCGGTGGCTCGTCGGGCGGTGGCTGGGTCGCCGCGGGCAAGGACGGCAAGCCGGCGCTGGTGTCCAACACCTCGATCGGGCCGGTGCAGGCGGGCTGGCTCGCCGGGCCCCGTCTGGGCGCCGAGGCGAAGGGCGTGTTCACGGCGGTCAGCGAGAAGTTCGCGGGGCGCTGA
- a CDS encoding vitamin B12-dependent ribonucleotide reductase, which produces MTETTSGPARGSRAKGSSKAGKGLRIERIHTTPGVHPYDEVVWERRDVVMTNWRDGSVNFEQRGVEFPDFWSVNAVNIVTSKYFRGAVGTPQRETSLKQLIDRIVKTYRKAGEEYGYFPSPADAEVFEHELAYALLHQIFSFNSPVWFNVGTPQPQQVSACFILSVDDSMESILDWYKEEGMIFKGGSGAGLNLSRIRSSKELLSSGGNASGPVSFMRGADASAGTIKSGGATRRAAKMVILDVDHPDIEDFIETKVKEEEKIRALRDAGFDMDLGGDDITSVQYQNANNSVRVNDEFMKAVEAGGTFGLRARMTGEVIEEVDAKALFRKMAEAAWACADPGIQYDDTINHWHTCPESGRINGSNPCSEYMHLDNTSCNLASLNLMKFLKDDGKGNQSFDVERFAKVVELVITAMDISICFADFPTEKIGENTRAFRQLGIGYANLGALLMATGHAYDSDGGRALAGAITSLMTGTSYRRSAELAAVVGPYDGYARNAEAHQRVMKQHADANGAAVRMDDLDTPIWAAATEAWQDVIRLGGKNGFRNSQASVIAPTGTIGLAMSCDTTGLEPDLALVKFKKLVGGGSMQIVNGTVPQALRRLGYQEEQIEAIVAHIAEHGNVIDAPGLKQEHYEVFDCAMGERSISAMGHVRMMAAIQPWISGALSKTVNLPETATVEDVEEVYFEAWKMGVKALAIYRDNCKVGQPLSAKKKEEEKKTEVAKVAEPAKVEKVVEYRPVRKRLPKGRPGITTSFTVGGAEGYMTANSYPDDGLGEVFLKMSKQGSTLAGMMDAFSIAVSVGLQYGVPLETYVSKFTNMRFEPAGMTDDPDVRMAQSIVDYIFRRLALDFLPFETRSALGIHSAEERQRHLETGSYEPADDEVDVEGLAQSAPRRQEAPKSVPAPKAEAPAAPASPQAPHTSAELVEMQLGIQADAPLCFSCGTKMQRAGSCYICEGCGSTSGCS; this is translated from the coding sequence ATGACAGAGACGACGAGCGGCCCGGCACGAGGCTCCCGCGCCAAGGGGTCCAGCAAGGCGGGCAAGGGCCTGCGCATCGAGCGCATCCACACGACCCCCGGCGTGCACCCGTACGACGAGGTCGTCTGGGAACGCCGTGACGTCGTCATGACCAACTGGCGCGACGGCTCGGTCAACTTCGAGCAGCGTGGCGTCGAGTTCCCCGACTTCTGGTCGGTGAACGCGGTCAACATCGTCACCAGCAAGTACTTCCGGGGTGCCGTCGGCACGCCGCAGCGCGAGACGAGCCTGAAGCAGCTCATCGACCGCATCGTGAAGACCTACCGCAAGGCCGGCGAGGAGTACGGCTACTTCCCGTCCCCCGCCGACGCGGAGGTCTTCGAGCACGAGCTCGCCTACGCCCTCCTGCACCAGATCTTCAGCTTCAACTCGCCGGTGTGGTTCAACGTCGGCACGCCGCAGCCCCAGCAGGTCTCCGCCTGCTTCATCCTGTCGGTCGACGACTCCATGGAGTCGATCCTCGACTGGTACAAGGAAGAGGGCATGATCTTCAAGGGCGGCTCGGGCGCCGGCCTGAACCTCTCCCGCATCCGCTCCTCCAAGGAACTGCTCTCCTCCGGCGGCAACGCCTCCGGTCCGGTTTCCTTCATGCGCGGCGCCGACGCCTCCGCCGGCACCATCAAGTCGGGCGGCGCCACCCGTCGCGCCGCCAAGATGGTCATCCTCGACGTCGACCACCCCGACATCGAGGACTTCATCGAGACCAAGGTGAAGGAGGAGGAGAAGATCCGCGCCCTGCGCGACGCGGGCTTCGACATGGACCTGGGCGGCGACGACATCACGTCCGTCCAGTACCAGAACGCCAACAACTCCGTCCGCGTGAACGACGAGTTCATGAAGGCCGTGGAGGCCGGCGGCACGTTCGGCCTGCGCGCCCGCATGACCGGCGAGGTCATCGAGGAGGTCGACGCCAAGGCGCTGTTCCGCAAGATGGCCGAGGCCGCCTGGGCCTGCGCCGACCCGGGTATCCAGTACGACGACACGATCAACCACTGGCACACCTGCCCCGAGTCCGGCCGCATCAACGGCTCGAACCCGTGCAGCGAGTACATGCACCTGGACAACACGTCCTGCAACCTGGCCTCGCTGAACCTGATGAAGTTCCTGAAGGACGACGGCAAGGGCAACCAGTCCTTCGACGTCGAGCGCTTCGCGAAGGTCGTCGAGCTGGTCATCACGGCGATGGACATCTCCATCTGCTTCGCCGACTTCCCGACCGAGAAGATCGGCGAGAACACCCGCGCCTTCCGCCAGCTCGGCATCGGCTACGCCAACCTCGGCGCCCTGCTCATGGCGACCGGCCACGCCTACGACTCCGACGGCGGCCGCGCCCTGGCCGGCGCGATCACCTCGCTGATGACCGGCACTTCCTACCGCCGCTCGGCCGAGCTGGCCGCGGTCGTCGGCCCGTACGACGGCTACGCCCGCAACGCCGAGGCGCACCAGCGCGTCATGAAGCAGCACGCCGACGCCAACGGCGCGGCCGTCCGCATGGACGACCTCGACACCCCGATCTGGGCCGCCGCGACGGAGGCCTGGCAGGACGTGATCCGCCTCGGCGGGAAGAACGGCTTCCGCAACTCCCAGGCGTCCGTCATCGCCCCGACCGGCACCATCGGCCTCGCGATGTCCTGCGACACCACCGGCCTCGAGCCCGACCTCGCCCTGGTCAAGTTCAAGAAGCTGGTCGGCGGCGGCTCCATGCAGATCGTCAACGGCACGGTCCCGCAGGCCCTGCGACGCCTGGGCTACCAGGAGGAGCAGATCGAGGCGATCGTCGCGCACATCGCCGAGCACGGCAACGTGATCGACGCCCCCGGCCTCAAGCAGGAGCACTACGAGGTCTTCGACTGCGCGATGGGCGAGCGCTCGATCTCCGCGATGGGCCACGTGCGGATGATGGCGGCCATCCAGCCGTGGATCTCCGGCGCCCTCTCCAAGACGGTGAACCTGCCCGAGACGGCCACCGTCGAGGACGTCGAGGAGGTCTACTTCGAGGCGTGGAAGATGGGCGTCAAGGCGCTCGCCATCTACCGCGACAACTGCAAGGTCGGCCAGCCGCTCTCCGCCAAGAAGAAGGAGGAGGAGAAGAAGACCGAGGTCGCGAAGGTCGCCGAGCCCGCGAAGGTCGAGAAGGTCGTCGAGTACCGCCCGGTCCGCAAGCGCCTCCCGAAGGGACGTCCCGGCATCACCACCTCCTTCACGGTCGGCGGCGCCGAGGGCTACATGACGGCCAACTCCTACCCGGACGACGGCCTGGGCGAGGTCTTCCTCAAGATGTCCAAGCAGGGCTCGACCCTCGCGGGCATGATGGACGCCTTCTCCATCGCCGTCTCGGTCGGCCTCCAGTACGGCGTGCCGCTGGAGACGTACGTCTCGAAGTTCACCAACATGCGCTTCGAGCCGGCCGGTATGACGGACGACCCGGACGTGCGGATGGCGCAGTCGATCGTCGACTACATCTTCCGCCGCCTGGCGCTCGACTTCCTGCCCTTCGAGACCCGCTCGGCGCTCGGCATCCACTCCGCGGAGGAGCGCCAGCGGCACCTGGAGACCGGTTCGTACGAGCCGGCGGACGACGAGGTGGACGTCGAGGGCCTCGCCCAGTCCGCCCCGCGCCGTCAGGAGGCACCGAAGTCCGTCCCCGCCCCCAAGGCGGAGGCCCCGGCCGCCCCGGCCTCCCCGCAGGCGCCGCACACCTCGGCGGAGCTGGTCGAGATGCAGCTCGGCATCCAGGCCGACGCCCCGCTCTGCTTCTCCTGCGGTACGAAGATGCAGCGCGCCGGCTCCTGCTACATCTGCGAGGGCTGCGGCTCCACCAGCGGCTGCAGCTGA
- the lexA gene encoding transcriptional repressor LexA → MTTTADSASATITAQDRSQGRFEPVHAMTVKNANEAGTTPEPGKPARALPGRPPGIRADSSGLTDRQRRVIEVIRDSVQRRGYPPSMREIGQAVGLSSTSSVAHQLMALERKGFLRRDPHRPRAYEVRASDQPSAQPADTTGKPAASYVPLVGRIAAGGPILAEESVEDVFPLPRQLVGDGELFVLKVVGDSMIEAAICDGDWVTVRRQPVAENGDIVAAMLDGEATVKRFKREDGHVWLLPHNAAYQPIPGDEATILGKVVAVLRRV, encoded by the coding sequence GTGACCACCACCGCAGACAGCGCCAGCGCCACCATCACCGCCCAGGACCGCTCCCAGGGCCGATTCGAGCCGGTACACGCCATGACCGTGAAGAACGCGAACGAGGCGGGCACGACGCCCGAGCCCGGCAAGCCCGCGCGCGCCCTCCCCGGCCGACCTCCCGGCATCCGGGCCGACAGCTCGGGACTCACGGACCGGCAGCGCCGGGTCATCGAGGTCATCCGCGACTCGGTGCAGCGGCGGGGGTACCCCCCGTCGATGCGGGAGATCGGCCAGGCGGTCGGGCTGTCCAGCACCTCCTCGGTGGCGCACCAGCTGATGGCCCTGGAGCGGAAGGGCTTCCTCCGCCGCGACCCGCACCGGCCGCGCGCGTACGAGGTGCGCGCCTCCGACCAGCCGAGCGCCCAGCCCGCGGACACCACCGGCAAGCCCGCCGCCTCGTACGTCCCACTCGTCGGCCGGATCGCCGCCGGCGGCCCGATCCTGGCCGAGGAGTCCGTCGAGGACGTCTTTCCCCTCCCCCGGCAGCTGGTGGGCGACGGTGAGCTGTTCGTCCTGAAGGTCGTGGGCGACTCCATGATCGAGGCCGCCATCTGCGACGGCGACTGGGTGACGGTCCGCCGCCAGCCGGTCGCGGAGAACGGCGACATCGTGGCAGCCATGCTCGACGGCGAGGCCACGGTCAAGCGCTTCAAGCGGGAGGACGGCCACGTCTGGCTGCTCCCGCACAATGCCGCCTACCAGCCCATCCCCGGTGACGAGGCGACCATCCTCGGCAAGGTGGTCGCGGTACTGCGGCGAGTCTGA
- a CDS encoding TerD family protein — protein MSSLNKGVGKVEVSLKWDPSSGGPVHDLDIIAAVYTAQAPAGEPAYLVHFDSRSPDGTITLSRDSRTGLGLGIDESMVLELNRLAPAYARVVVGIAIQQGGGRVTFGDVANTAVFVKEGYEELFRDDFGAVRDATSATVVEFTRQGPQTWTYRAAVHGYDADPEAFTRSMGALR, from the coding sequence GTGAGCAGTCTCAACAAGGGCGTAGGAAAGGTCGAGGTGTCCCTCAAGTGGGACCCGAGCAGCGGCGGCCCGGTCCACGACCTGGACATCATCGCCGCCGTCTACACCGCGCAGGCGCCGGCCGGCGAACCGGCGTACCTGGTCCACTTCGACAGCCGGTCCCCGGACGGGACGATCACCCTGAGCCGCGACAGCCGCACGGGGCTGGGGCTGGGCATCGACGAGTCCATGGTGCTGGAGCTGAACCGCCTCGCGCCCGCCTACGCGCGCGTGGTCGTCGGCATCGCCATCCAGCAGGGCGGCGGCCGCGTGACCTTCGGCGACGTGGCGAACACGGCCGTCTTCGTCAAGGAGGGCTACGAGGAGCTGTTCCGCGACGACTTCGGCGCCGTCCGGGACGCCACGTCGGCCACCGTCGTCGAGTTCACCCGCCAGGGCCCGCAGACCTGGACGTACCGGGCCGCCGTGCACGGCTACGACGCTGATCCGGAGGCCTTCACCCGCAGCATGGGCGCCCTGCGCTGA